The following are from one region of the Carboxydothermus pertinax genome:
- a CDS encoding cobalamin B12-binding domain-containing protein: protein MTRKIRVLVAKPGLDGHDRGAKVVARALRDAGMEVIYTGLHQTPEQIVQAAIQEDVDVVGISILSGAHMTVFPKVKKLLEERGAGDIIVMGGGIIPDDDKKELIKKGYAAELFTPGTPLEEIIEWVQKNVKPKEY from the coding sequence ATGACACGGAAAATAAGAGTACTGGTAGCTAAACCCGGACTGGACGGTCACGATCGCGGTGCCAAGGTGGTGGCCAGGGCGCTTCGGGATGCGGGCATGGAGGTCATTTACACCGGATTGCACCAGACCCCCGAGCAAATCGTGCAGGCAGCCATTCAGGAAGATGTGGATGTGGTGGGTATCAGCATTTTATCTGGTGCCCATATGACCGTTTTTCCCAAAGTAAAAAAGCTTTTAGAGGAAAGGGGAGCGGGAGATATCATCGTTATGGGAGGTGGAATAATACCTGACGATGATAAAAAGGAGCTTATTAAGAAAGGTTATGCTGCCGAGCTTTTTACCCCAGGAACACCGTTAGAGGAGATTATCGAATGGGTCCAGAAAAATGTAAAACCGAAAGAGTATTAA